Proteins encoded within one genomic window of Bradyrhizobium sp. AZCC 1719:
- a CDS encoding flavin-dependent oxidoreductase → MKAIIVGGGIGGLTTALMLRARGIDCEVFEQSDTIRELGVGINTLPHAIRELTALGLLDRLDAAAVRTDQLYYLSRHGQEVWREPRGLDAGHDVPQFSVHRGRLQSVIHRAVEERLGHEAIHTGCRLGSFAQHEGGVVAHFFDRTGAHVKTARGDILIGADGIHSRVREMLFPDEGPPCWNGLMLWRGARDWPAFLTGRSMIVAGGLNAKVVVYPIAEGSSPSSRLTNWAVLVKIGDGNSPPPRREDWSRPGKREELMPHVERFKVPYVDVRSLISATPEFYEYPCCDRDPLPYWTWGRVTLLGDAAHPMYPVGSNGASQAILDARALADELARAEHPRQALVAYEKKRLPMTAEIVRANRRGGPEGVIDAVEQLAPDGFTDIEKVLSHAQREAIVRGYASKAGFAPPQVGLAAVRA, encoded by the coding sequence ATGAAAGCGATCATCGTCGGAGGCGGCATCGGAGGCCTTACCACCGCGCTGATGCTGCGCGCCCGCGGCATCGATTGCGAAGTGTTCGAGCAGTCCGATACCATCCGCGAACTCGGCGTCGGCATCAACACGCTGCCGCATGCGATCAGAGAATTGACCGCCCTCGGCCTGTTGGACCGGCTCGATGCTGCCGCTGTTCGTACCGATCAACTGTACTATCTCAGCCGCCACGGCCAGGAAGTCTGGCGCGAGCCGCGCGGCCTCGATGCCGGACACGACGTGCCGCAATTCTCGGTCCACCGCGGTCGCCTGCAAAGCGTGATTCATCGCGCCGTCGAGGAACGGCTCGGCCACGAGGCGATCCACACCGGTTGCCGTCTCGGCTCGTTTGCGCAGCACGAGGGCGGCGTGGTCGCTCACTTCTTCGACCGCACCGGCGCCCATGTCAAAACCGCGCGCGGCGATATCTTGATCGGCGCCGACGGCATTCATTCGCGCGTCCGCGAGATGCTGTTTCCCGACGAGGGGCCGCCGTGCTGGAACGGCCTAATGCTGTGGCGTGGCGCGCGCGACTGGCCAGCCTTCCTGACCGGCCGCTCGATGATCGTGGCCGGTGGGTTGAATGCCAAGGTCGTGGTCTATCCGATTGCGGAAGGCTCGAGTCCATCGAGCCGGCTGACCAACTGGGCGGTGCTGGTGAAGATCGGCGACGGCAATTCACCGCCGCCGCGCCGCGAGGACTGGTCGCGGCCCGGCAAGCGCGAGGAACTGATGCCCCATGTCGAGCGCTTCAAGGTGCCGTATGTCGACGTGCGCAGCCTGATTTCGGCGACGCCGGAATTTTACGAATATCCGTGCTGCGACCGCGATCCCCTGCCGTACTGGACCTGGGGACGCGTCACGCTGCTCGGCGACGCCGCGCACCCGATGTATCCAGTCGGATCCAATGGCGCCTCGCAGGCAATCCTTGACGCGCGGGCGCTCGCCGATGAGCTGGCGCGTGCCGAGCATCCGCGCCAGGCGCTGGTCGCCTATGAGAAGAAGCGCCTGCCGATGACGGCGGAGATCGTGCGCGCGAACCGCCGCGGCGGCCCCGAGGGCGTGATCGACGCCGTCGAGCAACTGGCGCCGGACGGCTTTACCGACATCGAGAAGGTGCTGAGCCACGCCCAGCGCGAAGCCATCGTCCGCGGCTACGCGTCCAAGGCCGGCTTCGCCCCGCCGCAGGTCGGGCTCGCGGCGGTGCGGGCGTAG
- a CDS encoding ABC transporter substrate-binding protein — protein MKQSLKLTGLAVLLGFAAAPAAAQEKIKIGVITTLSGPAAVLGQQSRDGFQLAVKELGGKMAGKDVEVIVVDDELKPDGAVTKAKGLLERETVDFVVGPIFSNILQAIHRPVTGNKTFLISPNAGPSSYAGKECSPFFYVTSYQNDQVHEILGKVAQDRGYKRIYVLVPNYQAGKDSAAGFKLDYKGEIVEESYTPLGTLDFQVELTKIASSKVDALFTFMPGGMGVGLVKQYRQAGLADKIPVLSAFTVDESTLPAQQDAAVGMFGGANWAPNMDNPHSKKFVAAYEAAYNSVPGTYAMQGYDTAMLIDSAVKAVKGDLKNKDAVSAALRKAEFTSLRGDFKFNVNGYPIQSFYLTKVAKRPDGKFQTEIVEKVFSNYGDRYAKDCTPAK, from the coding sequence ATGAAGCAGTCGTTGAAGCTGACAGGACTTGCCGTTTTGCTGGGGTTTGCCGCCGCTCCCGCCGCAGCGCAGGAGAAGATCAAGATCGGCGTGATCACGACCTTGTCTGGCCCGGCGGCCGTACTCGGCCAGCAATCCCGCGACGGCTTCCAGCTCGCGGTCAAGGAGCTCGGCGGCAAGATGGCCGGCAAGGACGTCGAGGTGATCGTCGTCGACGATGAACTCAAGCCCGATGGCGCCGTGACCAAGGCCAAGGGCCTGCTCGAGCGCGAGACGGTCGATTTCGTCGTCGGGCCGATCTTCTCCAACATCCTGCAGGCCATTCACCGGCCAGTGACGGGGAACAAGACGTTCCTGATCAGCCCGAACGCGGGGCCGTCGAGCTATGCCGGCAAGGAGTGCAGTCCGTTCTTCTACGTGACCTCGTACCAGAATGACCAGGTTCACGAGATCCTCGGCAAGGTCGCCCAGGACCGCGGCTACAAGCGCATCTACGTGCTGGTGCCGAACTATCAGGCCGGCAAGGATTCGGCGGCCGGATTCAAGCTGGATTACAAGGGCGAGATCGTCGAGGAGAGCTACACCCCGCTCGGCACGCTGGATTTCCAGGTCGAACTGACCAAGATCGCCTCCTCCAAGGTCGATGCGCTGTTCACCTTCATGCCGGGCGGCATGGGCGTCGGCCTCGTGAAGCAGTACCGGCAGGCCGGCCTCGCCGACAAGATCCCGGTGCTGTCGGCGTTCACGGTCGACGAATCGACCCTGCCCGCGCAACAGGATGCCGCCGTCGGCATGTTCGGCGGCGCCAACTGGGCGCCGAACATGGACAACCCCCACAGCAAAAAATTCGTCGCTGCGTACGAGGCCGCCTATAACAGCGTGCCCGGCACCTACGCCATGCAGGGCTATGATACGGCCATGCTGATCGACAGCGCGGTGAAGGCGGTGAAGGGCGATCTGAAGAACAAAGATGCGGTCTCGGCCGCGCTCAGGAAGGCCGAGTTCACTTCGCTGCGCGGCGACTTCAAGTTCAACGTCAACGGCTATCCGATCCAGAGTTTCTATCTGACCAAGGTCGCCAAGCGTCCGGACGGTAAATTCCAGACCGAGATCGTCGAGAAGGTGTTTTCCAACTACGGCGATCGCTATGCCAAGGATTGCACGCCCGCGAAATAA
- a CDS encoding cupin domain-containing protein, producing the protein MKTEIAGITRANEGIQGITWSILGQTYVPKSVTEHSFSWHATLPPDTFVPPHIHPDQDEYLYILEGQLDFFLDGADTQATPGDLVRLPMGKPHGIFNKSGRTTKTLFWVSPTRRLYDLFWAIHNMKEQKPDAVVALAAEHNIHFLPPPPGA; encoded by the coding sequence ATGAAGACTGAAATCGCCGGCATTACCCGCGCCAACGAGGGAATCCAGGGAATCACCTGGAGCATCCTCGGCCAGACATATGTGCCGAAGAGCGTCACCGAGCATTCCTTCTCCTGGCACGCGACGCTCCCGCCCGATACTTTTGTGCCGCCGCACATCCATCCCGATCAGGACGAGTATCTCTACATCCTGGAAGGCCAGCTCGACTTCTTCCTCGATGGCGCCGACACGCAGGCCACCCCCGGCGATCTGGTTCGCCTGCCGATGGGCAAGCCGCACGGCATCTTCAACAAGTCGGGACGGACCACGAAGACGCTGTTCTGGGTCTCACCGACGCGGCGGCTCTACGACCTGTTCTGGGCGATCCACAACATGAAGGAGCAGAAGCCGGACGCTGTGGTGGCGCTGGCGGCCGAGCACAACATCCACTTCCTGCCGCCGCCTCCGGGCGCGTGA
- a CDS encoding AraC family transcriptional regulator encodes METGTSIVRHDPTARLAAFNRVSTDSVDGAADAIGRIFCPHELKPTRASSEFFALHNCAIFGGFSVNYVAYGGSVSIDPGCLERFFLLQIPVHGSARIQTASRDIATAPGAYASLLSPTIPTRMTWEGNCAQIILLVDRRLIEQRAAALSGRPAGAVEFEPAVDLSSVAGRALQSQIFEFVDLAERFGPQQRLSPITAANIRETLLGALLHGQRHSASDAIDRFGGRTEALPQSLQRAREFLHAHAEEPLDLAQLAAAAGTGIRALQLGFRRHFGTSISEMLRDIRLAHLNIRLAIASPSDSITDIAFELGFTHLSRMASAYRAKFGETPSATLRGMN; translated from the coding sequence GTGGAGACGGGCACCAGCATTGTCAGGCATGACCCGACCGCCCGCCTGGCGGCATTCAACCGCGTTTCGACCGATAGCGTCGATGGCGCCGCCGACGCGATTGGACGCATATTCTGCCCGCATGAGCTAAAGCCCACCCGCGCCTCATCCGAATTTTTTGCGCTGCATAACTGTGCGATTTTTGGCGGATTTTCTGTCAACTACGTCGCTTATGGCGGATCGGTATCAATCGACCCCGGCTGTCTCGAACGTTTCTTCCTGTTGCAAATTCCCGTGCACGGTTCAGCGCGGATCCAAACCGCCTCGCGCGACATCGCAACCGCTCCCGGCGCCTACGCTTCACTCCTGTCGCCGACGATCCCGACACGGATGACCTGGGAAGGTAATTGCGCCCAGATCATTCTGCTGGTCGACCGCCGCCTGATCGAGCAACGGGCCGCGGCGTTATCGGGGCGACCGGCAGGCGCGGTCGAGTTCGAGCCCGCGGTCGATCTCTCCTCCGTAGCCGGCCGCGCGCTTCAGTCGCAGATTTTTGAGTTCGTCGATCTCGCCGAGCGCTTCGGACCGCAGCAGCGGCTGTCGCCGATAACAGCAGCCAATATACGCGAGACGTTGTTGGGTGCTTTGCTCCACGGCCAGCGCCACAGCGCCAGCGACGCGATCGACCGGTTTGGTGGCCGGACCGAAGCGCTGCCGCAGTCGTTACAGCGGGCGCGCGAATTCCTGCATGCGCATGCGGAAGAACCACTCGATCTGGCGCAGCTCGCCGCCGCCGCAGGCACCGGCATCCGCGCGCTGCAGCTCGGCTTCCGGCGGCATTTTGGTACATCGATTTCCGAGATGCTGCGCGACATCCGCCTCGCGCACCTCAACATCAGACTGGCCATCGCCTCCCCCAGCGACAGCATCACCGATATCGCATTCGAGCTCGGCTTTACACATCTCAGCCGGATGGCAAGCGCCTATCGCGCCAAGTTTGGCGAAACGCCGTCGGCGACCCTGCGCGGGATGAACTAG
- a CDS encoding cupin domain-containing protein, with translation MAALEKGITANGTGYGGKTWNILGQVYFPKAVTDSTFAFETNSEPGQFVPVHVHPTQDEFILVQEGVLDLKLDGVWVQAKAGDLVRMPRGIPHGYFNKSDKPARALFWVSPMQKLEALFDQLHNLTDPEEVVRISAQHEVNFLPPEANE, from the coding sequence ATGGCAGCACTCGAAAAAGGCATCACCGCCAACGGCACCGGCTACGGCGGCAAGACCTGGAATATTCTCGGTCAGGTCTACTTCCCCAAGGCCGTGACAGATTCAACCTTTGCGTTCGAGACCAACAGCGAGCCCGGTCAATTCGTGCCGGTGCACGTTCACCCCACACAGGATGAATTCATCCTGGTGCAGGAGGGCGTTCTCGATCTCAAGCTCGACGGCGTCTGGGTGCAGGCCAAGGCCGGCGACCTGGTTCGGATGCCACGCGGCATCCCGCATGGCTACTTCAACAAATCAGACAAGCCGGCCCGTGCGCTGTTCTGGGTGTCGCCGATGCAGAAGCTCGAAGCGCTGTTCGACCAGCTCCACAATCTGACCGACCCCGAAGAGGTGGTCCGGATCTCGGCGCAGCATGAGGTGAACTTTTTGCCGCCCGAGGCCAACGAATAG
- a CDS encoding flavin-containing monooxygenase has protein sequence MVSRKKVCVIGAGVSGLAAAKAFAARGHQIMIVERSGDLGGVWEPARSYPEVQTQSPKDLYRYTDKAMPDSYPEWPKGPQVHAYLTEYAKDNDLLGAIRFNTTVVQMDRRPDSAPGWRLDLRGPDGRTTPEDFDFVAVCTGQFNEPQTLSLPGEDAFKAQGGRILHSSQYNDPAIAKGRRIVVLGGSKSATDIAVNAVNSGAAEVTLVYREPVWRIPYFIGGLVNFKRILYIRAQEEMFRSWGIGAMSRFAHAVAKPLVWANWRGLESLLKIQLKLGRCDMVPKERIEDGVNCSVPIATPGFFPMVADKRIKAIRGSFERYDGNTIVMTGGQRVRADVAVLAIGYKLGVPFLPQAYRDRLVDPDGQYRLYRLIANPDLPEMGFVGFNSSFCTVLCADLAANWLVRYADGQLARQPTPKEMRDNIEMMLHFKRVERPAAGIYGGLCVAPYHFKHFDELLADIGVSGRRRNPLVEKFTPPDAAAYGRFLAAAPDYRAA, from the coding sequence ATGGTCAGCCGAAAGAAAGTCTGCGTCATTGGCGCCGGTGTATCCGGACTTGCGGCCGCAAAAGCCTTCGCCGCGCGCGGTCATCAGATCATGATCGTCGAGCGCAGCGGCGATCTTGGCGGCGTCTGGGAACCGGCGCGGTCCTATCCCGAGGTGCAAACGCAGAGCCCGAAGGATTTGTACCGCTACACCGACAAAGCGATGCCGGATTCCTATCCGGAATGGCCGAAAGGTCCGCAGGTCCACGCCTATCTGACTGAATACGCAAAGGACAACGATCTCCTCGGCGCGATCCGATTCAACACGACCGTGGTGCAAATGGATCGCCGGCCCGACTCTGCGCCGGGCTGGCGGCTCGATCTGCGTGGGCCGGACGGCCGCACCACTCCCGAAGACTTCGATTTCGTCGCGGTATGCACCGGGCAGTTCAACGAGCCGCAGACGCTCAGCCTGCCGGGCGAAGACGCCTTCAAGGCGCAGGGTGGGCGTATCCTGCACTCCTCGCAATATAACGACCCGGCGATTGCCAAAGGGCGCAGGATCGTCGTGCTCGGCGGCTCGAAGTCGGCGACCGATATCGCCGTCAACGCGGTCAATTCCGGGGCGGCCGAAGTGACGCTGGTGTACCGCGAGCCGGTGTGGCGGATTCCCTATTTCATCGGCGGCCTGGTCAATTTCAAACGCATTCTCTACATCCGCGCGCAGGAGGAGATGTTCCGGAGTTGGGGCATCGGCGCGATGTCGCGGTTCGCGCATGCGGTGGCAAAGCCGCTCGTCTGGGCCAACTGGCGCGGGCTGGAGAGCCTTCTGAAAATTCAACTCAAGCTCGGCAGATGCGACATGGTGCCGAAGGAAAGGATCGAAGACGGCGTCAACTGCTCGGTGCCGATCGCGACGCCGGGATTCTTTCCGATGGTCGCGGACAAGCGCATCAAGGCTATCAGAGGTAGTTTTGAGCGCTATGATGGCAATACGATCGTGATGACTGGCGGGCAGCGCGTCCGGGCCGACGTGGCCGTGCTCGCGATCGGCTACAAACTGGGTGTGCCGTTCCTGCCGCAGGCTTACCGAGACAGACTGGTCGATCCCGACGGGCAGTATCGGCTCTATCGGCTGATTGCCAACCCGGATCTGCCCGAAATGGGATTCGTCGGCTTCAACTCCAGTTTCTGCACGGTGTTGTGCGCAGACCTCGCCGCGAACTGGCTGGTGCGCTATGCCGATGGCCAGCTCGCCCGTCAGCCGACGCCCAAGGAGATGCGGGACAACATCGAGATGATGCTGCATTTCAAGCGCGTCGAGCGGCCGGCCGCCGGCATCTATGGCGGGCTGTGCGTCGCGCCCTATCACTTCAAGCATTTTGACGAATTGCTCGCCGACATCGGCGTATCCGGACGCCGGCGCAATCCGCTGGTGGAGAAATTCACCCCGCCCGATGCCGCCGCCTACGGCCGCTTCCTCGCCGCGGCGCCGGACTACCGGGCCGCCTGA
- a CDS encoding bifunctional salicylyl-CoA 5-hydroxylase/oxidoreductase codes for MKIAIIGGGPAGLYAAILLKKQRPQAEITVYERNRADDTFGFGVVFSDATLDNFEKYDPPSYRRITEEFAYWDDIAVHFRGTVHRVGGNGFCGCSRRTLLLILQERARELGVTLLFETDIDDEARFADTDLIVLADGINSRFRDKHIEHFQPQIDLRSNKFAWMGSTRPLDAFTFIFQETEWGPFIAHAYQYEAGRSTWIFETDAETFQRAGLEGLSERESADRMAEIFGWFLDGHPLLINRSTWRNFPMIRSQRWIKDNMVLLGDAKATAHFSIGSGTKLAMEDAIALADAMAQAPTVDAALQTYEQGRREEVEKIQHAADVSLVWFEHVDRFWDFDPVQFAFGVMTRAKAITYDNLTLRAPEFVREVDKAFAKQVRAKGFDVDLDKPVAPMFQPLRLREMEVANRAVVSPMCMYSAKDGVPGDFHLVHYGSRAIGGAGLIFTEMTCVGRDARITPGCTGLWNDEQQAAWTRIVDFVHANSAAKICLQLGHAGRKGATKLMWEGMDRPLEEGGWDTISASPLPYFPDSQVPREMDRAAMDHVKKEFVAATLRGEACGFDMLELHCAHGYLLASFVSPLTNQRTDEYGGALANRLRYPLEVFEAMRAAWPAHKPMSVRISATDWAAGGITGDDAVAIARAFAEAGVDLVDVSTGQTVRDAQPVYGRMFQTPFSDQVRNEARVATMCVGNITTADQVNTILAAGRADLVALARPHLVDPSFTMRAAAWYGADIACPPQYLPGKEQIFRNSVRDRQDFEDLKVKAKPKTRAELKAEATKPLAAE; via the coding sequence ATGAAGATCGCGATAATCGGCGGCGGACCGGCCGGTCTCTATGCCGCGATCCTCTTGAAGAAACAGCGGCCGCAGGCCGAGATCACCGTCTACGAGCGCAACCGCGCCGACGACACCTTCGGCTTCGGCGTCGTATTCTCCGACGCCACGCTGGATAATTTCGAAAAGTACGATCCGCCGAGCTATCGCCGCATCACCGAGGAATTCGCCTATTGGGACGACATCGCCGTGCATTTCCGCGGCACCGTCCACCGCGTCGGCGGCAACGGCTTTTGCGGCTGCTCGCGCCGAACGCTGCTGTTGATCCTGCAGGAGCGCGCCCGCGAACTCGGCGTGACGCTGTTGTTCGAAACCGACATCGACGACGAAGCCCGCTTTGCCGACACCGATCTCATCGTGCTCGCCGACGGCATCAACAGCCGCTTCCGCGACAAGCACATCGAGCATTTCCAGCCGCAGATCGACCTGCGCTCCAACAAATTCGCGTGGATGGGCTCGACCCGGCCGCTCGACGCCTTCACCTTCATCTTTCAGGAGACAGAGTGGGGGCCGTTCATCGCGCACGCCTATCAATACGAGGCGGGGCGCTCGACGTGGATCTTCGAGACCGACGCCGAAACCTTCCAACGCGCCGGCCTCGAAGGCCTCAGCGAACGTGAGTCCGCCGATCGCATGGCCGAAATCTTCGGCTGGTTCCTCGACGGCCATCCGCTGCTGATCAACCGCTCGACGTGGCGCAATTTTCCGATGATCCGCAGCCAACGCTGGATCAAGGACAACATGGTGCTGCTCGGCGACGCCAAGGCGACCGCGCATTTCTCGATCGGCTCGGGCACCAAGCTCGCGATGGAAGACGCGATTGCGCTCGCCGACGCCATGGCGCAGGCGCCGACCGTTGACGCCGCGTTGCAGACCTACGAGCAGGGGCGGCGCGAGGAGGTCGAGAAGATCCAGCATGCCGCCGACGTGTCGCTGGTCTGGTTCGAGCATGTCGACCGCTTCTGGGATTTCGATCCCGTGCAGTTTGCGTTCGGCGTCATGACCCGCGCCAAGGCGATCACTTACGATAACCTCACACTGCGCGCGCCGGAGTTCGTCCGCGAGGTCGACAAGGCGTTTGCGAAGCAGGTTCGCGCCAAAGGGTTCGATGTCGACCTCGACAAGCCAGTGGCGCCGATGTTCCAGCCGCTCAGGCTGCGCGAGATGGAAGTCGCGAACCGCGCGGTGGTGTCGCCGATGTGCATGTATTCGGCGAAAGACGGCGTGCCCGGCGATTTCCATCTGGTGCACTACGGCTCGCGCGCCATCGGCGGCGCGGGACTGATCTTCACCGAGATGACCTGCGTCGGCCGCGACGCCCGCATCACGCCCGGCTGCACCGGTCTGTGGAACGACGAGCAGCAGGCCGCCTGGACGCGGATCGTCGATTTCGTCCACGCCAATTCGGCTGCGAAGATCTGCCTGCAACTCGGACACGCCGGCCGCAAGGGCGCAACCAAATTGATGTGGGAGGGCATGGACCGGCCGCTGGAAGAGGGCGGCTGGGATACGATCTCGGCGTCTCCGTTGCCCTACTTCCCGGACAGCCAGGTGCCGCGCGAAATGGATCGCGCCGCGATGGACCACGTCAAGAAAGAGTTCGTGGCGGCCACCTTGCGTGGCGAAGCCTGCGGGTTCGATATGCTGGAGCTGCACTGCGCCCATGGCTATCTGCTGGCGAGTTTCGTCTCGCCGCTGACCAACCAACGCACTGACGAATATGGCGGCGCGCTCGCCAACCGGCTGCGCTATCCGCTCGAAGTGTTCGAGGCGATGCGTGCGGCGTGGCCGGCGCACAAGCCGATGTCGGTTCGCATCTCGGCGACCGACTGGGCCGCGGGCGGCATCACCGGCGACGATGCGGTTGCGATCGCGCGCGCCTTCGCCGAAGCCGGCGTCGATCTGGTCGACGTCTCCACGGGCCAGACCGTGCGCGATGCGCAGCCGGTCTATGGCCGCATGTTCCAGACGCCGTTTTCCGATCAGGTCCGGAACGAAGCCCGCGTCGCGACCATGTGCGTCGGGAACATCACCACCGCAGACCAGGTCAACACGATTCTGGCCGCCGGTCGCGCCGATCTCGTCGCGCTCGCCCGGCCGCATCTGGTCGATCCGTCCTTCACGATGCGGGCGGCCGCCTGGTATGGCGCCGACATCGCCTGTCCGCCGCAATATCTGCCCGGCAAGGAACAAATTTTCCGCAACAGCGTGCGCGACCGGCAGGATTTCGAAGACCTCAAGGTTAAGGCTAAACCGAAAACCCGCGCTGAGCTGAAGGCCGAGGCGACAAAGCCGCTTGCAGCCGAATAG
- a CDS encoding benzoate-CoA ligase family protein — protein sequence MSGSTPSRTLGRSLGPSGHVDDFTRRNLPPSEQQPDLLLERPEFQYPEYLNAAVELTDRIVEEGWGDRVALIGNGRQRTYKELADWSNRLAHALVENYGVKPGNRVLIRSGNNPALVAAWLAATKAGAVVVNTMPMLRAGELSKIVDKAEIALALTDSRIADELVACAKTSRFLKQVVNFDGTSNHDAELDRVALNKPVRFDAVKTGRDDVALLGFTSGTTGEPKATMHFHRDLMIIADGYAREVLNVTEDDVFVGSPPLAFTFGLGGLAIFPLRFGATATLLENASPPEMVKIIETYKATICFTSPTAYRAMLTAMDNGADLSSLRLAVSAGETLPAPVFESWTAKTGKTILDGIGSTELLHIFITNRIGDAVAGTTGHPVAGYEAKIVDDDMNELPPGTIGKLAVRGPTGCRYLADARQSNYVRDGWNLTGDTFVRDANGRLSFVARSDDMIVSSGYNIAGPEVEAALLSHPAVAECGVVGAPDEARGMVVKAYVVLAGGAAADAALTQALQDHVKQTIAPYKYPRAIEYVAQLPKTETGKLRRFALRQMAAAGPASPSVAAE from the coding sequence ATGTCAGGTAGCACTCCCAGCCGGACCCTTGGTCGGTCTCTTGGCCCGTCGGGCCACGTCGACGATTTTACGCGGCGAAATCTGCCGCCATCAGAGCAACAGCCGGATCTGCTGCTCGAACGGCCGGAATTTCAGTATCCCGAATATCTCAACGCCGCGGTCGAACTGACCGACCGGATCGTCGAAGAAGGCTGGGGCGACCGGGTCGCACTGATCGGCAACGGCCGCCAGCGCACCTACAAGGAATTGGCCGACTGGTCGAACCGCCTCGCGCATGCGCTGGTGGAGAATTACGGCGTCAAGCCCGGCAACCGCGTCCTGATCCGCTCCGGCAACAACCCCGCGCTGGTCGCGGCGTGGCTCGCGGCCACAAAAGCAGGCGCCGTCGTCGTCAACACCATGCCGATGCTGCGCGCCGGTGAATTGAGCAAGATCGTCGACAAGGCGGAGATTGCGCTGGCGCTGACCGACAGCCGCATCGCCGATGAACTGGTCGCCTGCGCGAAGACCAGCCGCTTCCTGAAGCAGGTGGTGAACTTCGACGGCACGTCCAACCATGATGCCGAGCTCGACCGGGTAGCGCTGAACAAGCCGGTCCGGTTCGATGCGGTGAAGACAGGGCGCGACGACGTCGCCCTGCTGGGATTTACCTCGGGCACGACGGGCGAGCCGAAGGCGACGATGCATTTCCATCGCGACCTCATGATCATTGCGGATGGCTATGCCAGGGAAGTGCTCAACGTTACGGAGGACGACGTTTTCGTCGGCTCGCCGCCGCTGGCCTTTACCTTCGGGCTCGGAGGGCTCGCAATCTTCCCCCTGCGCTTCGGCGCAACGGCGACGTTACTGGAAAACGCCTCGCCGCCCGAAATGGTCAAGATTATCGAGACCTACAAGGCGACGATCTGCTTTACCTCGCCGACCGCGTATCGCGCGATGCTGACGGCAATGGACAATGGCGCCGACCTGTCGTCGCTGCGGCTGGCGGTTTCCGCCGGCGAGACATTGCCGGCGCCGGTGTTCGAAAGCTGGACGGCCAAGACCGGCAAGACCATTCTCGACGGCATCGGCTCCACGGAACTGCTGCACATTTTCATTACCAACCGGATCGGCGATGCGGTGGCGGGGACGACGGGACATCCCGTGGCGGGCTACGAGGCAAAAATCGTCGACGATGACATGAACGAATTGCCGCCCGGCACCATCGGCAAGCTTGCGGTGCGCGGGCCGACCGGCTGCCGCTATCTCGCCGATGCGAGGCAGTCGAACTATGTGCGCGATGGCTGGAATCTGACGGGCGACACCTTTGTCCGCGACGCGAATGGACGACTGTCCTTTGTCGCCCGCTCGGACGACATGATCGTCTCCTCCGGCTACAACATTGCAGGGCCCGAGGTCGAAGCGGCTCTGCTCTCGCATCCTGCCGTCGCCGAATGCGGCGTGGTCGGCGCGCCCGACGAGGCGCGGGGCATGGTCGTCAAGGCTTACGTGGTTCTGGCCGGCGGCGCTGCTGCCGACGCTGCGCTGACGCAGGCCTTGCAGGATCACGTCAAGCAGACGATTGCACCCTATAAATATCCGCGTGCGATCGAATATGTCGCGCAACTGCCGAAGACCGAGACCGGCAAGCTGAGGCGCTTTGCGCTAAGGCAGATGGCCGCGGCCGGCCCGGCGTCGCCAAGCGTTGCCGCGGAATAA
- a CDS encoding MarR family winged helix-turn-helix transcriptional regulator, with protein sequence MTLDSETKAVELPEHHGDELRLWLRLLTCTTLIEGEVRSRLRERFDVTLPRFDLMAQLDKVPEGMTLSDVSKRMMVSNGNVTGLVERLVESGHLDRRTSEVDRRVQVIRLTKAGRAEFRKMAAEHELWIADIFGDLTPKDVRELMRLLAKTKTSAQKSARARDDRG encoded by the coding sequence ATGACTCTCGATTCAGAGACCAAGGCCGTCGAGCTCCCGGAGCATCATGGCGACGAACTCAGGCTGTGGCTTCGCCTCCTGACCTGCACGACCCTGATCGAGGGCGAGGTACGCAGCCGCTTGCGCGAGCGCTTCGACGTCACGCTGCCGCGGTTCGATCTGATGGCCCAGCTCGACAAGGTGCCGGAGGGCATGACGTTGTCGGATGTCTCGAAGCGGATGATGGTTTCGAATGGCAACGTCACTGGCCTCGTCGAGCGCCTGGTCGAATCCGGACATCTCGACCGCCGCACCTCGGAGGTCGACCGCCGCGTGCAGGTGATCCGTCTGACCAAGGCCGGTCGTGCCGAATTCCGCAAGATGGCGGCGGAACACGAATTATGGATCGCCGATATCTTCGGAGACCTGACGCCGAAGGATGTCCGCGAGCTAATGCGCCTATTGGCCAAGACCAAGACTTCGGCGCAGAAGTCCGCGAGGGCGCGGGACGATCGAGGCTGA